The following are encoded in a window of Novosphingobium sp. THN1 genomic DNA:
- the atm1 gene encoding heavy metal ABC transporter ATP-binding protein/permease Atm1, with the protein MPPDAPTSPKDARHDGWATLKRFLPYLWPADNAGLRRRVMGAVIMVLLGKATTLALPFAYKKAVDAMTLPAGSGASGAQPALTVALAFVLAYALGRFAGVLFDNLRNIVFERVGQDATRHLAENVFARLHKLSLRFHLARRTGEVTKVIERGTKSIDTMLYFLLFNIAPTVIELTAVIVIFWLNFGLGLVTATIFAVIAYVYATRTITEWRTALREKMNRLDGQALARAVDSLLNYETVKYFGAEAREEARYASAARAYADAAVKSENSLGLLNIAQALIVNLLMAGAMAWTVYGWSQGKLTVGDLVFVNTYLTQLFRPLDMLGMVYRTIRQGLIDMAEMFRLIDTHIEVADAPNAPALVVNRPSVTFDNVVFGYDRDREILHGLSFEVPAGSRVAIVGPSGAGKSTIARLLFRFYDPWVGRILIDGQDIAGVTQASLRAALGIVPQDSVLFNDTIGYNIAYGRDGAGLAEVDAAAKGAAIADFIARLPQGYDTEVGERGLKLSGGEKQRVAIARTLVKNPPILLFDEATSALDTRTEQDILSTMRAVASHRTTISIAHRLSTIADSDTILVLDQGRLSEQGSHADLLRRDGLYAEMWARQAAESAEVSEAAE; encoded by the coding sequence ATGCCACCTGACGCACCGACGAGTCCGAAAGACGCCCGCCACGATGGCTGGGCCACGCTCAAGCGCTTCCTTCCTTATCTATGGCCCGCAGACAACGCAGGGCTGCGCCGCAGGGTCATGGGCGCGGTGATCATGGTTCTGCTCGGCAAGGCGACGACGCTGGCCCTGCCGTTCGCCTACAAGAAAGCCGTCGATGCGATGACTTTGCCGGCAGGTTCAGGGGCATCAGGCGCACAGCCTGCCCTGACCGTCGCATTGGCCTTTGTCCTTGCCTACGCGCTCGGCCGCTTTGCCGGGGTGTTGTTCGACAACTTGCGCAACATCGTGTTCGAGCGGGTCGGGCAGGACGCCACGCGGCATCTGGCGGAGAACGTCTTCGCCCGCCTGCACAAGCTTTCCCTGCGCTTCCACCTCGCCCGCCGCACCGGCGAGGTAACCAAGGTGATCGAGCGCGGGACCAAGAGCATCGACACGATGCTCTATTTCCTGCTGTTCAACATCGCGCCGACCGTGATCGAACTGACCGCGGTCATCGTGATCTTCTGGCTGAACTTCGGCCTTGGCCTGGTCACCGCGACGATCTTCGCGGTCATCGCCTATGTCTATGCCACGCGCACAATCACCGAGTGGCGCACCGCCCTGCGCGAGAAGATGAATCGGCTCGACGGGCAGGCCCTCGCCCGCGCGGTCGATTCGCTGCTGAACTACGAGACGGTGAAGTACTTCGGCGCCGAAGCGCGCGAGGAAGCGCGCTACGCCTCGGCCGCGCGCGCCTATGCCGATGCTGCGGTGAAGAGCGAAAACAGCCTCGGCCTGCTCAACATTGCGCAGGCGCTGATCGTCAACCTGCTGATGGCCGGCGCGATGGCATGGACGGTCTATGGCTGGTCGCAGGGCAAGCTGACGGTCGGCGACCTCGTCTTCGTCAACACCTACCTGACGCAGCTTTTCCGTCCGCTCGACATGCTCGGCATGGTCTATCGCACGATCCGGCAGGGCCTGATCGACATGGCCGAAATGTTCCGCCTGATCGACACGCATATAGAAGTGGCAGACGCACCCAACGCGCCTGCGCTGGTGGTGAACCGTCCCTCGGTGACGTTCGACAATGTCGTGTTCGGCTATGACCGCGATCGCGAGATCCTGCACGGCCTGTCGTTCGAAGTCCCCGCCGGCAGCCGCGTGGCCATCGTTGGCCCTTCGGGCGCGGGCAAGTCGACCATCGCCCGCCTGCTGTTCCGCTTCTACGATCCATGGGTAGGGCGCATCCTGATCGACGGACAGGACATTGCCGGCGTGACGCAAGCTTCCTTGCGCGCCGCACTCGGCATCGTCCCGCAGGATTCCGTGCTGTTCAACGACACTATCGGCTACAACATTGCCTACGGTCGTGACGGCGCGGGATTGGCCGAAGTCGATGCCGCCGCCAAGGGCGCGGCCATTGCCGACTTCATCGCCCGCCTGCCGCAGGGCTACGACACTGAGGTCGGCGAACGCGGCCTCAAGCTGTCGGGCGGCGAAAAGCAGCGTGTCGCCATCGCCCGCACGCTGGTGAAGAACCCGCCGATCCTGCTGTTCGATGAGGCGACCAGCGCGCTCGACACCCGCACCGAGCAGGATATCCTCTCGACAATGCGCGCCGTCGCCAGCCACCGCACCACGATCTCGATCGCGCACCGGTTGTCGACCATCGCCGATTCCGACACGATTCTCGTGCTGGATCAGGGGCGTCTGTCAGAACAAGGCAGCCACGCCGACCTGTTGCGCCGCGATGGCCTCTATGCCGAGATGTGGGCGCGCCAGGCGGCGGAAAGCGCGGAAGTGAGCGAAGCGGCCGAGTAA